The sequence CCGAGCACAATCGAAACAGTCGGCTTAGACATCGAGGCTAACATTTCTGCAATGGCTAACCCTGCTTCCACATCACCACCTACTGTATTTAATACGACGAGCAAACCCTCAATATTCGGATTTTGCTCAATCGCTACAATTTGTGGAATAAGATGTTCATATTTCGTTGTTTTGTTTTGTGGCGGTAATTGAATATGCCCTTCAATTTGTCCAACAATCGTTAAACAATGGATCGTTGAATCTGAAGGAAGTTGTGGAATATTCGTTTGACCGAGCTGTACAATATTTTCTGTCGGAGACGGCTTCGTTTCCTCTTGAGATATATCACGCTCGTCCATAACACAATCCCCTTTCTGTCGTGTGATGTCGTTAGTATGCGTGAACATCGACATGTTCATACAAAAAACACCTGCGCGCCGCAGGTGTTTTCTTGACTTTGAGCATGTTGTTTTATACTTCCATAATAATTGGTAAAATCATCGGTTTTCGTTTTGTTTTTTCAAATAAATATTGGCTAAGTGCATCACGAATGTTTGTTTTTAATGAAGACCATTCAATGACGTAATCTTCCATACTTTTTTCCACAATCTCTTTCACAATTTTTATTGATTCTTCGAAAAGTGTTTCGGATTCACGCACATATACAAATCCGCGTGAAATCATTTCTGGCCCAGCAACGACGCGCTTCTCTTGTTTACTTAACGTTACAACAACGATCATAATTCCATCTTGTGACAGTAAGCGACGATCACGCAACACAATATTTCCTACGTCTCCAATGCCTAACCCATCAATTAAAATTTGACCGCTCGGCACCTTGCCACCAAGACGGGCGTGACCGTTGCGAAATTCGATAACTTCCCCTTTTTCAATTAGAAAAATCGCATCTTGACGAATGCCGACCGCTTGGGCAATTTTCCCATGCGCCTTTTGCATACGAAACTCTCCATGCACCGGAATAAAATATTTTGGTTTCATAAAATTTAACATAAGCTTTAATTCTTCCTGATACCCGTGCCCAGGCACATGGACTTGACGTTGTCCGTACACGACATTTGCTCCTGCACGATATAGAGCATCAATTGTGCGAGCAATAAATAACTCATGCCCTGGCATCGGAGAAGAAGCGACAATAACTGTGTCTTCTTCTTTAATATTGATGTATTTGTGCGCCTGTTTCGCCATGCGTGCTAACGCCACCATCGGTTCTCCTTGATTGCCTGTCGTTAAAATGACTAAATCACGATCGTTGTAACGGTCGACTTCCCCCATCGAAATAATCATGTTTTCATCCAATTTCAAGTACCCAAGGCGCACCGCGATATCGATGACTTTATGCATATGACGGCTCATAATGACCACTTTCCGTCGATGATCACGAGCAGCGTTTAGCACTTGTTGAATGCGTGTAATGTTCGAGGCAAAGCAAGCGACAATCACACGCCCATGGGCATTGTAAATAACATCGGAAATTTCTTGACCAACAATCGCTTCAGAACCAGTATATCCCGGTTTTTCTGCGTTTGTACTGTCGGATAGTAAACAAAGCACTCCTTGCGCTCCGATTTTCGCCATTTTACCAAAATCGGTGCGACATATGCCAACAGGTGTTTGATCAAATTTAAAATCGCTCGTATATACAATGGCGCCTTGCGATGTTTGAATGCTTACACCAAGACAATCCGGGATACTATGGTTCGTTTGGAAAAACGACACAATCGCTTTTTCAAACACAATTTCACTGTCAGCATGTACTTCGATGCGCTTCGCTTTCGATGTAATCCCTTGCTCTTTCAATTTTTCTTCCATGAGCGCAAGCGTCAACTTTGCCCCGTACACAGGTACAGTAATTTTTCGCAACACGTATGCAATTGCGCCAATATGATCGTCATGACCGTGTGTTAAAAAAATGCCACGAATACGTTCTTGTTGTTCCACTAAATACGAAATATCAGGAATAACCATATCAATGCCGAACATCTCGTCCTCTGGAAACATAAGTCCTGCATCAAGGACAAAAATGTCTTCGTCCACCTCGACGACATACATGTTTTTGCCTACCTCTCCCACGCCGCCGAGAGCAAACACACGAATTTTCTCTGCTTGTTTCATCTTAAATCCTCCTACAGTCAACCAAACTTACCCGCTCAAAGTCACTTACATCCATTATAACTGATTCAACAATAAAAAAGAAAGGGATGAATTCCCTTTCTTTTAACGTTGTAGCACGTGCATGAGTTGCAAACGTTCTTGTTCCGTCAACGGTACAAGTGGTAGTCGAACAGAACCAACATCTAATCCCTTCAACTGTAAAGCAGTTTTTACTGGTACAGGACTTGGAGCAGCAAATAGCGCCTTCATGATCGGCAATAGTTTTTGGTGTATCGTTGCCGCTTTTTTATTGTCTCCGCTCATGAAAGCTTCTATCATTTCTTTCATTTCGTTGCCGATAATATGCGAGGCAACGGAAACGACACCTTTTCCACCAATAGCTAATACAGGAAGGGTCAATCCATCATCTCCGCTATATAGCATAAAATCATCGCGCGTTTTTGCTATAATTTCCGTCATCGCATCTAAATTTCCGCTTGCATCTTTGACAGCTACAATGTTTGGAATTTCGGAGAGGCGAACGATTGTTTCAACGGAAATATTGACGACAGCTCGCCCTGGAATGTTGTACACCATGACAGGCAACGACGTGCTTTCAGCAATCGCTTTATAATGTTGGTAAATTCCTTCTTGGTTCGGTTTGTTGTAATACGGCGCGACGATCATCACCGCATCGACACCGATTTGTTCTGCCTTTTTCGTTAGTTCAATCGATACACGCGTATTGTTGCTCCCTGTTCCAGCAATAACAGGGACACGTCCATCAACAACGTCGACAACGTGACGGAAAAGCGCCAACTTTTCTTCTGTCGTTAACGTTGGAGATTCTCCTGTTGTTCCAGCAACAACGAGTGAATCTGTACCGTTTTCAATTAAATAGTTCACTAATTGCGTTGTTTTCGCAAAATCGATGTTCCCTTTATTGTCAAATGGGGTGACCATCGCTGTGGCAATTTGACCAAATTGAACCACAATGTTTCACTCCTAACTGAAATCATATTGTTTTTGTTCCGCAAGTTGAAATGCATCATGTAATGCATTTACCGCTTCTTTTAAATGCTCCTCTTTCACAAGTACCCAAATGGTTGTGTGGCTATCAGCCGACTGCAAAATTTGAATGCCTCGTTCAGATAGTGCTGTCACAATTTTTGCGGTTACTCCCGGAACGCCAGCAATACCCGCTCCGACAGTCGATACTTTCGCGCAACCGCGCGTGACGGTTGGCTCATAGCCAAGCTTTTGCAACGTGGCGATTGCTCGATCTGCGACGTCGCTTGATACCGTATATACAACGCCATTTGGTGAAATGTTAATAAAGTCTACACTAATTCCTTCATTTGCCATTGCTTTAAATACTTCAGCTTGTAAATCGTAATGTCCCTCTTTTGCAGGCACTTTAATTTGCGTAATGTTTGAAACGTGGGCAATTCCTGTGACTAATCGTTCTTTTACATCGCTTCCTTTTTTTTCAATCGATGTAACGAGCGTTCCCGGTGAATCAGAATACGTCGAGCGAATGCGCAAAGGCACTTTCGCTTGCATCGCAATTTCGACCGCACGCGGATGGATGACTTTTGCCCCTTGATATGCCATATTGCAAATTTCTGTATATGTTACAACATCAAGCGGTCGCGCATTTTCTACGATGCGCGGATCCGCCGTCATTACACCTTCGACGTCAGTGAAAATGTCAACCCATTCTGCACCGAGTGCAGCCCCAAGCGCAGCTGCCGACGTATCGCTTCCGCCGCGCCCGATCGTTGTCACATCTCCGTTTTCAGCAGCACCTTGAAAGCCTGCGACAACGACAACATCATGCTCTTTTAGCGCACGCAACAACCGTTCACAACGCATATCAATAATTTTTGCATTCGTATAGTCGTTGTTTGTGCGAAAACCAGCTTGCGCTCCTGTAAAGGCTGTCGCTTTGATACCATGTTTATTTAACATGTTTGTAAAAACGACGCTTGAAATAATTTCCCCGCACGCCATCAATAAATCTTTTTCGCGGTTTGTCACATGTGCATTCGCTCCATCAATGAGGCTGAGCAACGTATCTGTTGCATACGGATCCCCTTTTCTCCCCATCGCAGAAACGACGACAACGACTTTATAACCGTCTTGCAACGCTTTTTCAATATGTTTGCGCGCTAAATTCCGGCCGTGTTCATCACGAACAGACGTGCCACCAAACTTTTGAACGATAATTTTCAACGTCAACACCTCGATGCTGATTTTACGCTTTCACAAGCCCTAATTTTAAAAGACTTTCAGCGATTTGAACAGAGTTCCACGCCGCTCCCTTTAACAAGTTATCAGAAACGATCCATAAATGGAACCCTGTATCACGATGTAAATCTTTGCGAATGCGACCGACGAATACGTCATTTTGCCCTGTTGCAAACAACGGCATCGGATAAAGCTGCTCGCTTGGATCGTCTTGCAACACGACACCAGGCGCTTCTTTTAGTAACGACTTCAACTGCTCGGCCGTTACGCCTTCTTGCTCAATTTCAATATATACAGATTCCGAATGCCCTACCATCACCGGAATGCGCACGCATGTTGCCGCTACTTCCAATTCAGGCATATGCATAATTTTTTTCGTTTCGTTAATCATTTTCATTTCTTCAAATGTAAATCCATTGTCTTGAAACTTATCAATCTGTGGAATGGCGTTAAATGCAATCGGATAATGTTTGCGATCCGATTTTACCGGTAAAATTTCCGGCGTCACTTCTTCGCCGTTTAACATGTGCGCTGCTTGCGTTTTTAACTCTTCTACCGCTTGTGCTCCTGCGCCTGACACCGCTTGATATGTCGAGACGATGACGCGCTTTAATCCGAACGCTTGACGAATCGGTTCGAGCGCCACAACCATCTGGATCGTTGAGCAGTTTGGATTTGCGATAATTCCGTTATGCCAATGTAAATCTGCTTCGTTTACTTCAGGGACGACAAGCGGTACGTTTTCGTCCATGCGAAATGCACTCGTATTATCAACAACGACCGCTCCGCGTTTCACCGCCTCGGGAGCAAGTTGCTTTGATACAGATCCACCTGCGCTAAATAGCGCGATATGCACACCTTCAAAACTTTCCGGTTTTGCTACTTGCACTTCAATTTCTTCACCTTTAAATACGACTTTTTTTCCAGCTGAACGCTCCGATGAAAGTAAAGATAGTTTTGCAATTGGGAAATTTCTTTTTTCTAACGTTTGAATCATTTGTTGTCCGACAGCTCCTGTCGCACCAACGACGGCGACATGTAATCCTTTTTGCTCCATCTCTTCTTCTCCTTCCAACTCATAGGCAATTTTAATATCATTTATTTTAGCACATTCATTCGTAAAGGAGAGACGTTTTTTATAAATTTTCTTTCAACTGTTTATTTATGAGCGACGATATTCAACGATGACTGGTTGAATTTGCCGACCTTCGAGCGCCGCTTCTACCGTATCAAGCAACAACGGCATATGAGCAACCATCGAATTCGGTTTTTTGAACGGATCATCTTGCCCAAATGGGATGAAGTAAATATTTTTTGCTGCCATTAATCGCATTAAATTAACACCGTTTAAACCGAGCGCATCGTTTGTCGAAATGCCAACAACAACGGGACGATGATTGCGCATCGTTGCTTTTGCAGCCATTAATACAGGCGAATCCGTCAGCGCGTTCGCTAATTTGCTCATCGAATTTCCGGTTAGTGGCGCAATAACCATGCAATCAAGCGGTAATTTCGGTCCTAATGGTTCCGCTTTTACAATTGTATCAATGACTTGATGACCTGTCATCTCTTCAAGCTTTTTCACCCATTCTTCTCCTTTACCGAATCGGGTATTTGTCGATTGCACCGTATACGAAACAATCGGGATGACGTCTGCCCCTTTCGCAATTAATTTTTCAATTTCCGGCATTACCGCATCATATGTGCAATGAGAGCCTGTTAAACCAAAACCAATGCGCTTTCCTTGTACGTTCATTTTTTATTCTCCTTTCGTTTTTTCAAATCTGCAGAAAGAAGTTGCGCCAATACATTTGCGACAATTTGCCCCGCTGTTTTTGGCGCGACAATGCCGGGAAGTCCCGGGGCTAATAGCGCTTGAATGCCGCGCTTTTCCGCATATCGAAAATCCGTGCCACCAGGTTTTGATGCCAAGTCAACAATAAGCGTATGAGCAGGCATTTTCGCAATGACGCTTGCGGTTACAACAGGATATGGGATCGTATTAATACAAACGTCAATATCTTCCACGTGTTGTTCTAAATCGTTTAAATGAAACGGCTCTAACGCCATCTCTGCAATGCGCGCTAAATGTTCGGAGCGGCGGGCTCCCACTTTTACTTTTGCACCTAAAGCTGCAAACGTTCGAGCGACCGTCATCCCTACACGTCCCAAACCTAAAACAGCAACGCGTGATCCATGAATCGTCACATCTGTATGTTGAATGACCATCATGACCGTTCCTTCTGCCGTTGGAATCGAGTTATAAATGGCGACATCGTCTCGCTCAAATAGTTGCACATGTTTTCGACCAACGGATTTGACGACGTGGTCTAAATAGTCATTTGTAATTCCTGAATAAACGGTGCAACGCGCCGGGGTTTGACGAAGCAATTCTTCAGTAAACGTCATTTTTTCGTTTGAAAATACCGTTTGAATTTCACCGTCCATGCTCGTTCCGTGAACAGGTAAAATAATGGCGTCTACTTCGTGAAAATCGACTTCGTGAATTTTCATTTTCGTTACTCCAGCAAAGCCATGGTCTAATTGATCGAAGCCAACGAGCGACAATTTTGCGTCAAGTTCCATCAATTTCCGAATGACTTCAAGCTGCCGAGCGTCCCCACCGATGATCGCAACGTGCATTCCTGTCAGCATGAGTTCATTCACCCTCTTATACATCTAGTTTTTTGCCCGTCGTTACTTTCACATCTTATGATGTCAGTCATCAAACGGTGAGCGGAAAATGAAAAAAGACACCCCTTGAGGTGTCTAATCATCGACATCAATTAAAATCATATCTGAGCCGATCTTTTTTACACGGCTCCATGGTACGCGTATATCTGTTCCATCTTTCCGAAAGCCAAACCATTTTGTTGTTGGAATTAAAAGTGCTTGAATTTGACCTGTTCGTTCATTAATTTCTAAATCAGTCTGTCCTAAAATACCGAGCCGCTCTGCTCGCTTCATATCAACAATTTCTTTTCCGCTTAATTCACTTAATCGCATATGATGCCCCCTTTCTTTATCATTGTAGAAAAAAGGGCATAAAAAAATGCCTGCAAGTTCATTGTTGCAGGCTTTTTGGCAATGTTCCTTCCGGGCTGATTAGCGCAACAGAGAAGTCATCTGTAAAAATCGTTTGCGCCATGCGGTCAACGCTTTCTTTTGTTACGCGATCAATGCTTTCAATAATTTCGTCAAGCGAGCGGTGACGGCCAAGCAGAAGTTCATTTTTTCCATTTCGGCTCATACGGCCGTTTGTACTTTCTAGGCTAAGCATTAAGTTCCCTTTCATTTGCTCTTTACTATTTTCTAGCTCTTTTTCCGTAATGCCATCTTGTTTTAATTGTTCAATTGTTTGTTGAATCGTATCGAATAAAAGATCAAGTTGTTGGCTTCCTGTCCCACCATAAATTGTTACCATTCCTCCGTCGCGATATGCGGAATGGTATGAGAAAATGGAATAAGCTAATCCACGTTGTTCGCGCACTTCTTGAAACAGTCGGCTGCTCATGCTTCCACCTAAAATATTGTTTAAAATAATTAAGCTATAAACATCTTCATGACCAATTGGTAACCCATTAAATCCAATGCATACGTGCGCTTGCTCTGTCTCTTTTTTGCGCGCGATTTTATTCGGGTAAAACGATGGTGCTACATACACGTCGTTCCCTTTTTGTCTCGTAAACGAACCAAAGTAAGCTTCTACTTGTTGAATAAACGATTCATCGACATTCCCTGCGATCGAAATGACGACCCGATCTGGAGTATACGTTTCGTACATGTATTGCCGCAACGTATCGCCTGTAAATGTCGCTAACGTTTGCTCCGTTCCTAAAATCGGGTAGCCGAGAGGGTGGTTGCCGTAACTTGCCTTACTCAATAGATCATGAACGAGATCATCTGGTGTATCTTCATACATTTTAATTTCTTCGAATACAACATTTTTTTCTTTTTGTAATTCTTCGTCTACAAACGTCGAATGGAAGAACATATCGGCTAGTATGTCTAAAGCAAATGACGCATGTGTATCTAACACTTTGGCATAATAGCACGTGTACTCTTTTGACGTAAACGCATTGACTTGACCGCCAATGCGATCGAACGATTCCGCAATATCGCGCGCTGTGCGCGTTTTCGTTCCTTTAAAAAACATATGTTCAAGAAAGTGTGAAATACCGTTGTTTTGTTCATTTTCATTGCGTGATCCGGTGCCAATCCAAATGCCGATCGCCACGGATCGAACCGTTGGAATGTGTTCGAGTACAACTCTTACCCCGTTTTGACATGTATATGTTTTAATCAAGTCCCTTCCTCCTACTTTTTACAATTCTTTCCTCACTTAATAATGTGGACACATTGTCAATTGCGTATTCTTGTTTTTGTAATGATTGAATTAACGGCTCTAACGCCTTTACCGTTGATACGGTCGGATGCATTAAAATCATCGCTCCGTTATGCACTTTTGATGTTACTCGTTCCACTATAACAGAAGGTGATGGTTTTTGCCAATCAATTGTATCGACCGTCCATAAAATCGTATACATGCCAAGCTCATGGGCAATGTATACGACATCATCACGATAACTGCCGCTTGGCGGAGCAAATAGACGAGGTTTTATTCCTGTTGCCGCCTCAATTGCATCATTTGTTTTGACAATTTGTTCCCGAATGGCTTGTTTACTCATCGTTTTCATATCTGGATGATTGTATGAATGATTGCCAATTTCATGCCCGGCATCTGCAATCATTTTCGCTAGTTGTGGATTTTCTTTTACCCAACGCCCTTCTAAAAAAAACGTTGCACGTACGTTGTATTTTTCAAGAATATGTAACATACTTGGGATATGTTCGCTTCCCCATGCAACATTAATCAAAAAAGAGACCATCGGTTTGTCTGGATGTCCCCGATAAATAGGCGATGGGGGCAAATCAGATAAGTGAATAGACGGCGATACTTGTTTATATACAAGCTGTTGTTCAGAAAATGTCCCATTTTGCTTCATTTGCTTATATGATGCCTCAACATCTATGACTAGCCCATTATATCCAGGAATGGCTTTCCATACAGCATCTATTTTCGCATTTTGCGCAGGAATATTATACTGCTCTGCTCGCTCCGTAATTTGAATGTATAGCGGATCGCTTTGTTTTGCCACCGTCACATGCCGTAACTCATGGATGTACGTTGTCGTCCATGGGTTTTGTACAATCATAGCCGCCATACATATGATCATCGTTAAGAAAAACGCTCGCCGCACGCTTCGTCCCCTCCTTTTCTAATAAAGAGGGTATGTGTAAGAGGGACAAGGTAGAACGAGCATGAAAAAATTTTACACATAGCAAAGAAGCCAAGGGGATGCGAACCCAAGGCTCCAATTTTATTGCTCGGCTTCTTTTTGATCGCGTAATACGGCCTTGCGCGACAAGTTTACGCGACCTTGTTTATCAATTTCTGTTACTTTCACTAAAATTTCATCGCCGATGGAAACAACATCTTCTACCTTTCCGACGCGTTCCTCCGCTAATTCTGAAATGTGTACAAGACCATCTTTTCCACTAAACAATTCGACAAACGCTCCAAATTTTTCAATCCGTTTCACTTTGCCTAAATATACTTGTCCAACTTCCACTTCACGAACGATATCTTCAATGATCTTTTTCGCTTTTTTGTTCATTTCTTCATTTACTGATGAAATGAAGATCGTTCCATCTTGTTCGATATCAATTTTTACGCCTGTTTCTTCAATAATTTTGTTAATTTGCTTTCCGCTTGGACCGATCACATCACGAATTTTATCAGGATTAATTTGCATCGTTAAAATTTTTGGTGCATATGGCGATAGCTCTTTACGCGGTCCGCTAATCGTTTGCATCATATGTTTTAAAATTTCGAGACGACCTTTGCGCGCTTGTTGCAACGCTTCTTCTAAAATTTCACGAGACAATCCTTTAATTTTAATATCCATTTGCAAGGCGGTGACCCCTTGTTCTGTACCGGCCACTTTAAAGTCCATGTCGCCAAGATGGTCTTCCATACCTTGAATATCTGTTAAAATCGTATAATGTTCACCGCTTTTCACAAGCCCCATCGCAATACCTGCAACAGGTGCTTTAATCGGCACTCCCGCATCCATCATGGCAAGCGTACTTGCACAAATGCTTGCTTGAGACGTGGAACCGTTTGATTCTAACACTTCAGACACGAGACGAATCGTATATGGGAACTCTTTTTCAGATGGGATGACTGGCTCAAGTGCGCGCTCACCAAGCGCACCATGCCCGATTTCACGACGGCCTGGTCCACGCATCGCTCCTGTTTCTCCAACGGAGAATGGCGGGAAATTGTAATGATGCATAAACCGTTTCGTTTCTTCAATGCCAAGCCCATCTAAAATTTGTACATCACCAAGCGCTCCGAGCGTACATACGCTAAGTGCTTGCGTCTGCCCTCGCGTAAACAAACCAGATCCGTGCGTACGTGGCAAAAGTCCCACAGCTGACGAAAGCGGGCGAATTTCATCAACTTTTCGTCCATCCGGGCGCACTTTTTCTTCTGTAATTAAGCGACGCACTTCTTCTTTCACAAGTTTATATAAAATTTCTTTTACTTGTTTAATCGTTTCTTCGTCCGCTTCTTGTTCTTCGTACGCAGCAACAACTTCCGCTTTTAATTGTTCAATCGCTGCCTCACGCGCCAATTTCTCAGGTACTTGAACAACGCGTTTCACTTCCCCTTCCACGCGCGCACGAATCTCTGCTTCTAGCTGAGCGTCAAGTTCATAGAGAACAACTTCCATTTTCTCTTTGCCGACTTTTGCTGCGATATCTTCTTGAAAGGCGATAAGACGCTTAATTTCTTCATGACCAAACATGATCGCTTCAAGCATAACTTCCTCTGGTACTTCATTAGCTCCTGCTTCAACCATGTTAATTGCGTCTTTTGTCCCTGCAACAATAAGGTGCATATCGCTTTGTTCCATTTGCGCGACAGACGGGTTAATGACAAACTCCCCATTGACGCGACCAACTGTCACTCCTGCAATCGGTCCTTCAAACGGAATATCGGAAATCGTTAACGCAAGGGAAGACCCAAACATGGCTGCCATTTCCGGTGAGCAGTCTTGATCAACGCTCATGACCATGCTGACAACTTGCACTTCGTTTCGAAATCCTTCCGCAAACAATGGACGGATCGGGCGGTCAATGAGACGGCTCGCTAAAATCGCTTTTTCACTCGGACGCCCCTCGCGCTTAATAAATCCCCCTGGAATTTTACCGACAGCGTATAACCGTTCTTCATAGTTCACCGTTAACGGAAAAAAATCTACGCTTTTTGGTTCTTTCGATGCTGTTGCTGTGCTCAATACGACCGTATCGCCGTAACGCACTAACACAGCGCCGTTTGCTTGCTTGGCTAATTCGCCAATTTCAACAGTTAGCGGCCGACCTGCCCAGTCGATCGAAAA comes from Anoxybacillus flavithermus and encodes:
- a CDS encoding polysaccharide deacetylase family protein; amino-acid sequence: MRRAFFLTMIICMAAMIVQNPWTTTYIHELRHVTVAKQSDPLYIQITERAEQYNIPAQNAKIDAVWKAIPGYNGLVIDVEASYKQMKQNGTFSEQQLVYKQVSPSIHLSDLPPSPIYRGHPDKPMVSFLINVAWGSEHIPSMLHILEKYNVRATFFLEGRWVKENPQLAKMIADAGHEIGNHSYNHPDMKTMSKQAIREQIVKTNDAIEAATGIKPRLFAPPSGSYRDDVVYIAHELGMYTILWTVDTIDWQKPSPSVIVERVTSKVHNGAMILMHPTVSTVKALEPLIQSLQKQEYAIDNVSTLLSEERIVKSRRKGLD
- the dapG gene encoding aspartate kinase, with the translated sequence MKIIVQKFGGTSVRDEHGRNLARKHIEKALQDGYKVVVVVSAMGRKGDPYATDTLLSLIDGANAHVTNREKDLLMACGEIISSVVFTNMLNKHGIKATAFTGAQAGFRTNNDYTNAKIIDMRCERLLRALKEHDVVVVAGFQGAAENGDVTTIGRGGSDTSAAALGAALGAEWVDIFTDVEGVMTADPRIVENARPLDVVTYTEICNMAYQGAKVIHPRAVEIAMQAKVPLRIRSTYSDSPGTLVTSIEKKGSDVKERLVTGIAHVSNITQIKVPAKEGHYDLQAEVFKAMANEGISVDFINISPNGVVYTVSSDVADRAIATLQKLGYEPTVTRGCAKVSTVGAGIAGVPGVTAKIVTALSERGIQILQSADSHTTIWVLVKEEHLKEAVNALHDAFQLAEQKQYDFS
- the asd gene encoding aspartate-semialdehyde dehydrogenase, with translation MEQKGLHVAVVGATGAVGQQMIQTLEKRNFPIAKLSLLSSERSAGKKVVFKGEEIEVQVAKPESFEGVHIALFSAGGSVSKQLAPEAVKRGAVVVDNTSAFRMDENVPLVVPEVNEADLHWHNGIIANPNCSTIQMVVALEPIRQAFGLKRVIVSTYQAVSGAGAQAVEELKTQAAHMLNGEEVTPEILPVKSDRKHYPIAFNAIPQIDKFQDNGFTFEEMKMINETKKIMHMPELEVAATCVRIPVMVGHSESVYIEIEQEGVTAEQLKSLLKEAPGVVLQDDPSEQLYPMPLFATGQNDVFVGRIRKDLHRDTGFHLWIVSDNLLKGAAWNSVQIAESLLKLGLVKA
- a CDS encoding ribonuclease J; the protein is MKQAEKIRVFALGGVGEVGKNMYVVEVDEDIFVLDAGLMFPEDEMFGIDMVIPDISYLVEQQERIRGIFLTHGHDDHIGAIAYVLRKITVPVYGAKLTLALMEEKLKEQGITSKAKRIEVHADSEIVFEKAIVSFFQTNHSIPDCLGVSIQTSQGAIVYTSDFKFDQTPVGICRTDFGKMAKIGAQGVLCLLSDSTNAEKPGYTGSEAIVGQEISDVIYNAHGRVIVACFASNITRIQQVLNAARDHRRKVVIMSRHMHKVIDIAVRLGYLKLDENMIISMGEVDRYNDRDLVILTTGNQGEPMVALARMAKQAHKYINIKEEDTVIVASSPMPGHELFIARTIDALYRAGANVVYGQRQVHVPGHGYQEELKLMLNFMKPKYFIPVHGEFRMQKAHGKIAQAVGIRQDAIFLIEKGEVIEFRNGHARLGGKVPSGQILIDGLGIGDVGNIVLRDRRLLSQDGIMIVVVTLSKQEKRVVAGPEMISRGFVYVRESETLFEESIKIVKEIVEKSMEDYVIEWSSLKTNIRDALSQYLFEKTKRKPMILPIIMEV
- a CDS encoding YlmC/YmxH family sporulation protein — its product is MRLSELSGKEIVDMKRAERLGILGQTDLEINERTGQIQALLIPTTKWFGFRKDGTDIRVPWSRVKKIGSDMILIDVDD
- the dapA gene encoding 4-hydroxy-tetrahydrodipicolinate synthase → MVQFGQIATAMVTPFDNKGNIDFAKTTQLVNYLIENGTDSLVVAGTTGESPTLTTEEKLALFRHVVDVVDGRVPVIAGTGSNNTRVSIELTKKAEQIGVDAVMIVAPYYNKPNQEGIYQHYKAIAESTSLPVMVYNIPGRAVVNISVETIVRLSEIPNIVAVKDASGNLDAMTEIIAKTRDDFMLYSGDDGLTLPVLAIGGKGVVSVASHIIGNEMKEMIEAFMSGDNKKAATIHQKLLPIMKALFAAPSPVPVKTALQLKGLDVGSVRLPLVPLTEQERLQLMHVLQR
- a CDS encoding M16 family metallopeptidase, which translates into the protein MIKTYTCQNGVRVVLEHIPTVRSVAIGIWIGTGSRNENEQNNGISHFLEHMFFKGTKTRTARDIAESFDRIGGQVNAFTSKEYTCYYAKVLDTHASFALDILADMFFHSTFVDEELQKEKNVVFEEIKMYEDTPDDLVHDLLSKASYGNHPLGYPILGTEQTLATFTGDTLRQYMYETYTPDRVVISIAGNVDESFIQQVEAYFGSFTRQKGNDVYVAPSFYPNKIARKKETEQAHVCIGFNGLPIGHEDVYSLIILNNILGGSMSSRLFQEVREQRGLAYSIFSYHSAYRDGGMVTIYGGTGSQQLDLLFDTIQQTIEQLKQDGITEKELENSKEQMKGNLMLSLESTNGRMSRNGKNELLLGRHRSLDEIIESIDRVTKESVDRMAQTIFTDDFSVALISPEGTLPKSLQQ
- the dpaB gene encoding dipicolinate synthase subunit B, producing the protein MNVQGKRIGFGLTGSHCTYDAVMPEIEKLIAKGADVIPIVSYTVQSTNTRFGKGEEWVKKLEEMTGHQVIDTIVKAEPLGPKLPLDCMVIAPLTGNSMSKLANALTDSPVLMAAKATMRNHRPVVVGISTNDALGLNGVNLMRLMAAKNIYFIPFGQDDPFKKPNSMVAHMPLLLDTVEAALEGRQIQPVIVEYRRS
- the dpaA gene encoding dipicolinic acid synthetase subunit A, with the protein product MLTGMHVAIIGGDARQLEVIRKLMELDAKLSLVGFDQLDHGFAGVTKMKIHEVDFHEVDAIILPVHGTSMDGEIQTVFSNEKMTFTEELLRQTPARCTVYSGITNDYLDHVVKSVGRKHVQLFERDDVAIYNSIPTAEGTVMMVIQHTDVTIHGSRVAVLGLGRVGMTVARTFAALGAKVKVGARRSEHLARIAEMALEPFHLNDLEQHVEDIDVCINTIPYPVVTASVIAKMPAHTLIVDLASKPGGTDFRYAEKRGIQALLAPGLPGIVAPKTAGQIVANVLAQLLSADLKKRKENKK